Proteins from a genomic interval of Ptychodera flava strain L36383 chromosome 7, AS_Pfla_20210202, whole genome shotgun sequence:
- the LOC139136875 gene encoding L-rhamnose-binding lectin CSL3-like produces the protein MERICSLALFLLAVTTCTAVIHEEPDCPPDMPFVNCTLSPCDADHVNCEAAPNATCKADYCGGCVTKFYDDNDRELHCETEVGIICENKNTTIGCRNSNHVMTIKNANYGRLSKDVCFHAYGSDQLHNDTNCRAENSTEIVRNLCQGKNNCHPEVTNVVFGDPCYGVYKYLEVDFSCDTEVSVAPRADGHAVSLLVGMMLTCNFGYCL, from the exons CCGTTATCCATGAGGAACCTGACTGCCCTCCGGACATGCCTTTCGTCAATTGTACGCTCAGTCCCTGTGACGCCGATCACGTGAACTGTGAGGCAGCCCCGAATGCTACCTGCAAAGCTGACTACTGCGGTGGATGTGTGACTAAATTCTATGATGACAATGATCGAGAATTGCACTGTGAAACAG AAGTAGGCATAATctgcgaaaacaaaaacaccaCAATTGGCTGCCGTAACAGTAATCACGTGATGACAATAAAGAATGCCAACTATGGACGTCTATCCAAGGATGTGTGCTTCCATGCCTACGGCTCAGATCAACTCCATAATGACACTAACTGCAGGGCAGAGAATTCCACCGAGATAGTCCGGAACCTATGCCAGGGGAAAAACAACTGCCACCCGGAGGTCACTAATGTGGTTTTTGGAGATCCTTGCTACGGCGTCTATAAATATCTTGAAGTGGACTTCTCCTGTGATACAG AAGTCAGTGTGGCGCCCCGAGCTGACGGACACGCAGTATCCTTGCTAGTTGGGATGATGTTGACCTGTAACTTCGGTTATTGCTTGTAG